A genomic region of Seriola aureovittata isolate HTS-2021-v1 ecotype China chromosome 21, ASM2101889v1, whole genome shotgun sequence contains the following coding sequences:
- the LOC130162554 gene encoding glycylpeptide N-tetradecanoyltransferase 2-like, translating into MNMSFSDKTLTEDGGGSLKKSKKKQKKEDAWRPEGPKDPFAMLDSLPEKKQQEIQRALHLFSLGPSLPKNLQEAKRHTYRFWETQPVPRLDDNITTHGPIVEDEISARKEPYSLPEGFSWDSLDLSSCTVLKELCTLLNENYMEDDDNTIRFNFTVEYLQWALQPPNWLAQWHCAVRVDTNKKLVGFIAAVPADVRVYETQKRMVQVKFLCVHKKLRLKRMTPVLIRELTRRVNQQGLRQAVYTAGIVLPTPLSSCRFWHRPLNPRKLMEVSYPGLRQNMNLQRAVKFNRLPELVTMTKGLRPMTKKDVVGIHSLLQTNSSKFHLSPVLTLQEVEHWLLPREKVIDTYVVEGDDGTLTDVVSFYSVSCKVLNHPVHTDLRAAHLLYIVASATDLAELMEDTVVLAKSKASDIFFALDVMDNKDFLEKLKFSASDKSLHYYLYNWACPNMSPDKVGLVFPN; encoded by the exons ATGAATATGTCTTTTAGTGATAAGACGCTGACAGAGGATGGTGGTGGCAGTctaaaaaagagcaaaaagaagcaaaagaagGAAGATGCCTGGAGACCAGAGGGACCCAAAGACCCATTTGCCATG CTGGACTCTCTGCCagaaaagaagcagcaggagatcCAGAGAGCCCTCCACCTCTTCTCCTTGGGCCCAAGTCTGCCCAAGAACCTGCAGGAGGCCAAGAGACATACCTACCGCTTCTGGGAGACACAGCCTGTTCCCAGACTGG ATGACAATATTACAACTCATGGCCCAATAGTAGAGGATGAGATCAGTGCCCGTAAGGAGCCCTACTCTCTGCCTGAAGGTTTTTCCTGGGATAGTCTGGACCTGAGCAGCTGTACAGTG CTGAAAGAACTATGCACTCTACTGAATGAGAACTACATGGAAGACGATGACAACACCATCAGATTTAACTTCACTGTGGAGTATCTGCAATG GGCTTTACAGCCTCCTAACTGGCTGGCCCAGTGGCACTGTGCTGTACGAGTAGACACCAATAAGAAGTTAGTTGGCTTCATTGCTGCTGTTCCTGCTGATGTGCGTGTGTATGAGAC GCAGAAGCGGATGGTACAGGTCAAATTCCTGTGTGTTCATAAGAAGCTGCGCCTCAAGCGAATGACTCCAGTTCTGATCCGGGAGCTCACCAGACGGGTCAACCAGCAGGGCCTCCGCCAGGCTGTCTACACAGCTGGCATAGTGCTGCCCACTCCTCTCAGCTCCTGCAG ATTCTGGCATCGCCCTCTGAATCCCCGAAAGCTGATGGAGGTCAGCTACCCGGGTCTCAGACAAAACATGAACCTGCAGAGAGCTGTCAAGTTCAACCGCCTGCCTGAGTTA GTGACAATGACCAAAGGTTTGCGCCCTATGACCAAAAAAGATGTTGTGGGGATACACTCACTACtccagacaaacagcagcaagtTTCACCTCAGCCCCGTCTTGACTCTACAGGAAGTAGAGCACTGGCTGTTGCCACGGGAGAAAGTGATTGACACATATGTGGTTGAG GGTGATGACGGCACACTCACAGATGTGGTGAGCTTCTATAGCGTCTCCTGCAAGGTGCTAAATCACCCGGTGCACACTGACCTGAGAGCAGCTCATCTCCTTTACATCGTGGCCTCTGCCACAGACCTGGCTGAACTAATGGAGGACACAGTGGTCCTCGCTAAATCT AAAGCTTCCGACATCTTCTTCGCTCTGGATGTGATGGATAACAAGGATTTCCTGGAGAAGCTAAAGTTCAGCGCCAGTGACAAGAGCCTTCATTACTATCTGTACAACTGGGCGTGTCCTAATATGAGCCCAGACAAG gtgGGCTTAGTGTTTCCCAACTGA